One window of the Pyrus communis chromosome 17, drPyrComm1.1, whole genome shotgun sequence genome contains the following:
- the LOC137723267 gene encoding oxysterol-binding protein-related protein 2A-like isoform X1 — translation MRVKEMHPLCCITLESAGLGDQSPEISLSRTRSLPASLAAAQVRSDANTAGRASGSEATVAGVLQKWTNYSKGWRSRWFLLRNGVLSYSKIRRPETLSLLTPNDDDVRLIGEISTHRLSRMNSGTGSRRSKKPPKTVGIVQLKVNISSFRESKSDDRKFYIFTATKTLHLRTNSKSDRAAWLQALVSIRTLFPHRSLNDSLSLVPTDLSISTERLKKRLLEEGTGESIVQDCEQIMLSEFSQLQGQLKVICEQRSNLLDTLRQFEAANYEAEASGIHDGEYQLTKHEYSSLGPGKYSECSTTESSDDIEKQELEEVSDEDEMPFHDTKEYFTEPSISCGSMKGVVNNANKQSEAQSQTNNGEETQTEKEVQDYNYPHVERRKELPTPVEKEKGVSLWSMIKDNVGKDLTRVCLPVYFNEPISSLQKCCEDLEYSYLLDRAYEYGKMGNSLQRVLNVAAFAVSGYASSVGRHCKPFNPLLGETYEADYPDKGIHFFSEKVSHHPTLIACHCEGRGWKFWADSNIHTKFWGRSIQLDPVGVLSLQFDDGELFQWSKVTTSIYNIILGKVYCDHHGTMHIRGNRQHSCKLKFKEQSILDRNPHQVHGFVEDVMGKKVATLFGKWDESMHYVNGDGSGKLNPSDASLLWKSSKLPNVTRYNLTSFAMTLNELTPGLQEKLPPTDSRLRPDQRHLENGEYEKANAEKQRLEKRQRMSRKLQENGWKPRWFEREGEDGPFRYVGGYWETRKQGKWDECPDIFGEFNEGLDEQSEGS, via the exons ATGCGGGTCAAAGAGATGCACCCGCTCTGCTGCATCACGCTCGAGAGCGCGGGTCTCGGCGACCAATCGCCGGAGATCTCGCTGTCCCGGACCCGGAGCCTCCCGGCGAGTCTGGCCGCGGCTCAGGTCCGATCTGACGCTAATACCGCCGGCCGGGCATCGGGATCTGAGGCCACCGTCGCCGGAGTCCTCCAGAAGTGGACCAATTACAGCAAGGGGTGGAGATCCAGGTGGTTCCTTCTCCGAAACGGCGTCCTCTCCTACTCCAAGATTCGACGACCCGAAACGCTAAGCCTGTTAACCCCAAACGACGACGACGTTCGACTCATCGGCGAGATCTCCACTCACCGCCTTTCCCGGATGAACAGCGGGACGGGAAGCCGGCGGAGCAAAAAACCCCCGAAAACGGTTGGAATCGTCCAGCTCAAGGTAAAT ATCTCATCCTTCCGAGAAAGCAAGTCCGACGATCGGAAATTTTACATATTTACTGCTACGAAGACCCTTCATTTAAGGACTAATTCAAAGAGCGATCGGGCTGCTTGGCTACAAGCTTTGGTATCAATTCGGACTCTATTTCCTCATAGATCCTTGAATGATAGTCTCTCCCTTGTACCAACTGATTTATCTATATCAACCGAAAGACTGAAAAAGCGCCTGCTTGAAGAGGGAACCGGTGAGAGCATTGTACAGGACTGTGAGCAGATAATGCTCTCGGAGTTCTCTCAATTACAAGGACAGCTTAAGGTTATATGTGAACAACGATCAAATTTACTGGACACATTAAGGCAGTTCGAG GCAGCTAATTATGAAGCTGAAGCCTCTGGAATTCATGACGGTGAATATCAATTGACAAAGCATGAGTATTCAAGTTTGGGACCAGGAAAATATAGTG AGTGCAGCACAACTGAATCATCGGACGATATTGAGAAACAAGAGCTTGAGGAAGTGTCAGATGAAGATGAAATGCCATTTCATGACACAAAAGAGTATTTCACTGAACCCAGCATAAGTTGTGGGTCTATGAAAGGAGTGGTAAATAACGCTAATAAGCAAAGTGAAGCTCAAAGTCAAACTAATAATGGTGAGGAGACGCAAACTGAGAAGGAAGTTCAGGATTATAATTACCCACACGTTGAAAGGAGAAAAGAGCTTCCCACTCCAGTTGAGAAGGAGAAAGGGGTCAGCCTTTGGTCTATGATTAAAGACAATGTGGGAAAGGATCTCACTCGAGTATGCCTTCCTGTGTACTTTAATGAGCCAATATCATCTCTTCAGAAGTGTTGTGAGGATTTGGAGTACTCGTATCTTTTGGACCGAGCATATGAGTATGGGAAAATG GGAAACAGTCTCCAAAGGGTTCTAAATGTTGCTGCATTTGCAGTTTCTGGATATGCGTCATCTGTAGGGCGGCACTGCAAGCCATTCAATCCCTTGTTAGGGGAAACTTATGAAGCTGACTATCCTGATAAAGGCATTCACTTCTTCTCCGAAAAG GTTAGTCACCATCCAACACTCATTGCCTGTCATTGTGAAGGTAGAGGGTGGAAGTTCTGGGCTGACAGCAATATCCACACAAAATTTTGGGGACGATCAATTCAGCTTGACCCTGTTGGAGTTCTTAGCTTGCAGTTTGATGATGGTGAACTTTTCCAGTGGAGCAAG GTCACAACAAGCATATACAATATAATTCTTGGTAAAGTATATTGTGATCACCATGGTACAATGCATATACGTGGTAATCGTCAGCATTCGTGCAAACTAAAGTTCAAAGAGCAATCGATTCTTGACCGAAATCCTCACCAG GTCCACGGATTTGTGGAAGATGTCATGGGGAAAAAGGTTGCTACATTATTTGGGAAGTGGGATGAAAGCATGCATTATGTTAATGGTGATGGGAGTGGCAAGTTAAATCCTTCAGATGCTTCATTGTTGTGGAAAAGTAGTAAACTTCCTAATGTCACACGATACAACTTAACGTCATTCGCAATGACACTGAATGAGCTAACACCTGGACTGCAG GAGAAGCTCCCACCCACCGATTCCAGGCTCAGACCGGACCAACGGCATCTAGAGAATGGAGAGTACGAAAAGGCAAATGCAGAGAAACAGCGACTGGAAAAAAGGCAAAGAATG TCGAGGAAACTACAAGAAAACGGGTGGAAACCCAGATGGTTCGAGAGAGAGGGTGAAGATGGACCATTCCGCTATGTTGGTGGTTATTGGGAAACAAGGAAGCAGGGAAAATGGGATGAATGCCCAGACATTTTTGGTGAATTTAACGAAGGCCTTGATGAGCAATCAGAAGGGTCATGA
- the LOC137723267 gene encoding oxysterol-binding protein-related protein 2A-like isoform X2 yields MRVKEMHPLCCITLESAGLGDQSPEISLSRTRSLPASLAAAQVRSDANTAGRASGSEATVAGVLQKWTNYSKGWRSRWFLLRNGVLSYSKIRRPETLSLLTPNDDDVRLIGEISTHRLSRMNSGTGSRRSKKPPKTVGIVQLKISSFRESKSDDRKFYIFTATKTLHLRTNSKSDRAAWLQALVSIRTLFPHRSLNDSLSLVPTDLSISTERLKKRLLEEGTGESIVQDCEQIMLSEFSQLQGQLKVICEQRSNLLDTLRQFEAANYEAEASGIHDGEYQLTKHEYSSLGPGKYSECSTTESSDDIEKQELEEVSDEDEMPFHDTKEYFTEPSISCGSMKGVVNNANKQSEAQSQTNNGEETQTEKEVQDYNYPHVERRKELPTPVEKEKGVSLWSMIKDNVGKDLTRVCLPVYFNEPISSLQKCCEDLEYSYLLDRAYEYGKMGNSLQRVLNVAAFAVSGYASSVGRHCKPFNPLLGETYEADYPDKGIHFFSEKVSHHPTLIACHCEGRGWKFWADSNIHTKFWGRSIQLDPVGVLSLQFDDGELFQWSKVTTSIYNIILGKVYCDHHGTMHIRGNRQHSCKLKFKEQSILDRNPHQVHGFVEDVMGKKVATLFGKWDESMHYVNGDGSGKLNPSDASLLWKSSKLPNVTRYNLTSFAMTLNELTPGLQEKLPPTDSRLRPDQRHLENGEYEKANAEKQRLEKRQRMSRKLQENGWKPRWFEREGEDGPFRYVGGYWETRKQGKWDECPDIFGEFNEGLDEQSEGS; encoded by the exons ATGCGGGTCAAAGAGATGCACCCGCTCTGCTGCATCACGCTCGAGAGCGCGGGTCTCGGCGACCAATCGCCGGAGATCTCGCTGTCCCGGACCCGGAGCCTCCCGGCGAGTCTGGCCGCGGCTCAGGTCCGATCTGACGCTAATACCGCCGGCCGGGCATCGGGATCTGAGGCCACCGTCGCCGGAGTCCTCCAGAAGTGGACCAATTACAGCAAGGGGTGGAGATCCAGGTGGTTCCTTCTCCGAAACGGCGTCCTCTCCTACTCCAAGATTCGACGACCCGAAACGCTAAGCCTGTTAACCCCAAACGACGACGACGTTCGACTCATCGGCGAGATCTCCACTCACCGCCTTTCCCGGATGAACAGCGGGACGGGAAGCCGGCGGAGCAAAAAACCCCCGAAAACGGTTGGAATCGTCCAGCTCAAG ATCTCATCCTTCCGAGAAAGCAAGTCCGACGATCGGAAATTTTACATATTTACTGCTACGAAGACCCTTCATTTAAGGACTAATTCAAAGAGCGATCGGGCTGCTTGGCTACAAGCTTTGGTATCAATTCGGACTCTATTTCCTCATAGATCCTTGAATGATAGTCTCTCCCTTGTACCAACTGATTTATCTATATCAACCGAAAGACTGAAAAAGCGCCTGCTTGAAGAGGGAACCGGTGAGAGCATTGTACAGGACTGTGAGCAGATAATGCTCTCGGAGTTCTCTCAATTACAAGGACAGCTTAAGGTTATATGTGAACAACGATCAAATTTACTGGACACATTAAGGCAGTTCGAG GCAGCTAATTATGAAGCTGAAGCCTCTGGAATTCATGACGGTGAATATCAATTGACAAAGCATGAGTATTCAAGTTTGGGACCAGGAAAATATAGTG AGTGCAGCACAACTGAATCATCGGACGATATTGAGAAACAAGAGCTTGAGGAAGTGTCAGATGAAGATGAAATGCCATTTCATGACACAAAAGAGTATTTCACTGAACCCAGCATAAGTTGTGGGTCTATGAAAGGAGTGGTAAATAACGCTAATAAGCAAAGTGAAGCTCAAAGTCAAACTAATAATGGTGAGGAGACGCAAACTGAGAAGGAAGTTCAGGATTATAATTACCCACACGTTGAAAGGAGAAAAGAGCTTCCCACTCCAGTTGAGAAGGAGAAAGGGGTCAGCCTTTGGTCTATGATTAAAGACAATGTGGGAAAGGATCTCACTCGAGTATGCCTTCCTGTGTACTTTAATGAGCCAATATCATCTCTTCAGAAGTGTTGTGAGGATTTGGAGTACTCGTATCTTTTGGACCGAGCATATGAGTATGGGAAAATG GGAAACAGTCTCCAAAGGGTTCTAAATGTTGCTGCATTTGCAGTTTCTGGATATGCGTCATCTGTAGGGCGGCACTGCAAGCCATTCAATCCCTTGTTAGGGGAAACTTATGAAGCTGACTATCCTGATAAAGGCATTCACTTCTTCTCCGAAAAG GTTAGTCACCATCCAACACTCATTGCCTGTCATTGTGAAGGTAGAGGGTGGAAGTTCTGGGCTGACAGCAATATCCACACAAAATTTTGGGGACGATCAATTCAGCTTGACCCTGTTGGAGTTCTTAGCTTGCAGTTTGATGATGGTGAACTTTTCCAGTGGAGCAAG GTCACAACAAGCATATACAATATAATTCTTGGTAAAGTATATTGTGATCACCATGGTACAATGCATATACGTGGTAATCGTCAGCATTCGTGCAAACTAAAGTTCAAAGAGCAATCGATTCTTGACCGAAATCCTCACCAG GTCCACGGATTTGTGGAAGATGTCATGGGGAAAAAGGTTGCTACATTATTTGGGAAGTGGGATGAAAGCATGCATTATGTTAATGGTGATGGGAGTGGCAAGTTAAATCCTTCAGATGCTTCATTGTTGTGGAAAAGTAGTAAACTTCCTAATGTCACACGATACAACTTAACGTCATTCGCAATGACACTGAATGAGCTAACACCTGGACTGCAG GAGAAGCTCCCACCCACCGATTCCAGGCTCAGACCGGACCAACGGCATCTAGAGAATGGAGAGTACGAAAAGGCAAATGCAGAGAAACAGCGACTGGAAAAAAGGCAAAGAATG TCGAGGAAACTACAAGAAAACGGGTGGAAACCCAGATGGTTCGAGAGAGAGGGTGAAGATGGACCATTCCGCTATGTTGGTGGTTATTGGGAAACAAGGAAGCAGGGAAAATGGGATGAATGCCCAGACATTTTTGGTGAATTTAACGAAGGCCTTGATGAGCAATCAGAAGGGTCATGA
- the LOC137721815 gene encoding protein NRT1/ PTR FAMILY 6.3-like — protein MSDSTTLPETQGNLTLPDAWDYRGCPAERSKTGGWTAAAMILGGEACERLTTLGIAVNLVNYLTGTMHLGNATSANTVTNFLGTSFILCLLGGFVADTFLGRYLTIAIFATIQATGVTVLTISTIVPSLRPPKCTDGTVLPCITSSGKQLTVLYIALYLTALGTGGLKSGVSGFGSDQFDDSDKQERKQMANFFNWFFFFISIGSLAAVTVLVYIEDNLGRQWGYGICVCAIVLGLIVFLSGTRRYRFKKLVGSPLTLIAGVFVAAWKKRNMELPTDLTLLYNVDDIDDGKKKKKKQELPHSNQFRFLDKAAIKDPKTEGGKTAIVNKWSLSTLTDVEEVKMIIRMLPIWATTVMFWTIYAQMTTFSVSQATTMNRHIGKSFQIPPASLTAFFVGSILLTVPVYDRIIVPVARNLLNNPQGLTPLQRIGVGLVFSIFSMVAAALTEVKRMNAARAHGLTGNPKAEIPLSVFWLVPQFFFVGSGEAFMYIGQLDFFLRECPKGMKTMSTGLFLSTLSLGFFVSSLLVSLVHKVTGDRKPWFANNINQGKLYDFYWLLALLSALNLVVYLFCANWYVYKDKRLAEEGIELVEVETCVH, from the exons ATGAGTGATAGTACTACCCTCCCAGAAACTCAGGGAAATTTGACCCTCCCAGATGCATGGGACTACAGAGGCTGCCCAGCTGAGCGGTCAAAAACTGGCGGCTGGACGGCTGCTGCCATGATTCTAG GTGGAGAGGCATGTGAGAGGCTAACAACCCTAGGAATTGCTGTGAACTTGGTGAATTATTTGACGGGTACCATGCATTTGGGAAATGCTACCTCGGCCAATACCGTCACCAATTTTCTTGGCACTTCCTTTATCCTCTGCTTGCTCGGCGGTTTTGTGGCAGACACCTTTCTTGGCAG GTACCTAACGATAGCAATATTTGCCACCATTCAAGCAACC GGTGTGACGGTATTGACCATCTCAACCATAGTCCCCAGCCTCCGACCCCCCAAATGCACCGACGGCACTGTCCTGCCGTGTATCACTTCAAGTGGGAAGCAGCTGACGGTCCTATACATAGCCCTCTATCTTACCGCCCTCGGCACCGGAGGCCTAAAATCCGGCGTTTCAGGCTTCGGCTCTGACCAGTTCGACGATTCCgacaaacaagaaagaaaacaaatggcaAACTTCTTTAActggttcttcttcttcataagCATTGGCTCACTCGCTGCAGTGACGGTTCTTGTCTACATCGAAGACAACTTGGGGAGGCAATGGGGATATGGAATCTGTGTCTGTGCAATTGTTCTTGGCCTCATTGTGTTCTTGTCAGGCACAAGACGGTACCGTTTCAAGAAACTTGTTGGCAGCCCTCTGACGCTGATTGCGGGTGTGTTTGTGGCGGCATGGAAGAAGAGGAACATGGAACTGCCGACGGACTTGACGTTGTTATACAACGTTGATGACATAGATgatggaaagaagaagaagaagaagcaggagTTGCCTCATAGCAACCAGTTCCG TTTCTTGGATAAGGCAGCAATCAAGGACCCAAAAACTGAAGGTGGTAAAACAGCGATCGTAAACAAGTGGAGTTTATCAACCCTAACCGATGTTGAAGAAGTAAAAATGATCATCAGAATGCTACCAATCTGGGCCACTACCGTCATGTTTTGGACAATTTATGCCCAAATGACCACATTCTCAGTGTCCCAAGCAACCACCATGAACCGCCACATCGGAAAATCGTTCCAAATTCCGCCGGCATCCCTCACTGCTTTCTTTGTAGGCAGCATTCTGTTAACTGTCCCGGTTTACGACCGGATTATAGTCCCAGTTGCAAGAAACTTACTAAACAACCCTCAAGGACTAACCCCATTGCAGCGCATaggggttggtttggtattctCAATATTTTCCATGGTTGCAGCAGCACTCACAGAAGTCAAGCGTATGAATGCAGCAAGAGCACATGGTTTGACAGGCAATCCAAAGGCTGAGATCCCACTGAGTGTTTTTTGGCTGGTCCCACAGTTCTTCTTTGTGGGGTCAGGAGAAGCCTTCATGTACATTGGGCAGCTGGACTTCTTCCTCAGGGAGTGCCCGAAAGGAATGAAGACTATGAGCACAGGGCTGTTTCTGAGCACCCTCTCATTAGGGTTTTTCGTGAGCTCACTGTTGGTGAGTTTAGTGCACAAGGTGACAGGGGACAGGAAACCATGGTTTGCAAACAATATCAACCAAGGAAAGCTTTATGATTTCTATTGGCTTTTGGCGCTTTTGAGTGCTTTGAATTTGGTGGTCTATTTGTTTTGTGCCAATTGGTATGTCTACAAGGACAAGAGGCTTGCTGAGGAGGGCATAGAATTGGTGGAAGTAGAGACTTGTGTGCATTAA